Below is a window of Macadamia integrifolia cultivar HAES 741 chromosome 8, SCU_Mint_v3, whole genome shotgun sequence DNA.
CAAAAGGGCCTCTGAGGCAGATCGGATCCCAGGCAGAGAAGGAGCTAAAGCAGCCAGAGGGGGAGTGGGACCAAAATAACCTTGTCAACAAAAGCAAAGGAAGCAgggggaagagggagaagggaggacAAGAGGAAGGAGATGGATGAAGGGGCTAGGGGAGGGGACTAGGCACTATTAGAGATGATGGAGGCCACAAGGAGGACCTTGGCCAAACCGAAGGTGTAAGTGGATCTGAAACCACAACCAAAAGGGGAACTCCAGCTGGGGTGCCAGTTatcaagctagaggagggtagATGAACCATCTCCAATGGAGGAGGAAATGGCATGTGAGGGGCTAAGGATCTGGAATTGATGAGTTGACGCCAAACCTAAAAGGATATGGAGGTAAAGGGAGGTGGTATAGAAAGTATCTTTCGTCAAGAGGGAGGAATAGACCCAAGAGATCCAGATGTTCTATTTGGAAACAATTTTTCAGATGAGCTTGAGAAGGCCAACATTGTTAGCATCCTTGATTTCACGCAAGCCTAGGCCTCCTTCCTACTCGGGGTGACAAATGGAAGCCCAACAGATGGGGTGAAGAAAGCAGGGTGTCGACATCTTTCTAAATGAAAAGCACACCAGGGATTCAACAACCTTAATGATAGACTTGggcaattgaaaaaaaatactagTCAAGTATAGGTAACAAGATTGAAGCACAGACTTGATAAGGACCAGGCGACCCACTTAAGAaaggagcttgcctttctaGAGCTGGAGCCTTTTCCTAAAATTATCAAGCATAGGGAACAATGATGAGTGGTTAATCTAGCAGTGATGAGAGGCAGGCTTAAGTATTTGACCAGGAGGGAACCAAGAGATAAGCCAGTTAGTTGGAGGAGATGAGCTTTGGAGGCTTCAGAAACACCAACGAAGAGGTgggatttgaggaggttgatgagaaggccgaagagggattcaaagagatggagggaggacaTGATGGTCAGGATGGAAGAGGGGGTCAGCCTTGGAGAAAATTATGAGATGTTCAGCAAAAACAGTGTGGGTAAGCTTAAGAGCTTTGCATTTAGGGTTGGGGGAACTGAGGTGATGGGCAGCAGAGGATTGGATCGATCTGGAGAGAGCTTCGAGGGCGAGGGTTAACAAAAGGGAGGAAAGGGGCAACTTTGGCGGcagaagaattgaagaaaccaGTCGGGGCTAACGTTAAAAAGGACAGAGAAGTGGTGGGAAGAGATGTAAGAATAGATCCAATTGACAAAGACAGGGGGAAAGGACATCTTCAGAAGGTTCTTGGTGATGAAAGCCCATTTGATCAAGTCAAAGGCCTTGTGATTATCAATTTTGAGAAGGGCAGCGGGGGAGTGGGCATTCTTGTCAAAATCTCTGGCATTCTCTTGGCAGAGGATGGTGTTTTCAACAATGCTTCAATCAACTATGAAAGAAATTGGTTAGGACTAATGAGGGAGTCAATCACTAACTGGAGACGATTGGCaagaattttttaaatgaatttgtACAAGATATTGTAGAGGTAAATGGGTCTGAAATCAGACATGGAGGCTTCCTCTGTTTTTAGgaatgaggcaaaggaaggtgtggttaacTCCTTGAATTTGATTGGGATTAAAGAAGAAACTTCTAATATCCTTGACCGAATCGGATTCAACAATATCGCAATAGAAGGAGAAAAGGCCCATGCTAAACCCGTCAAGGCCTGGGGGCCTTTATTAGCTTAGTGGGTGCATATACCATGGACCTTTGCTCTCCCTCATCCCGTACCGACATAGGGTGGGAGAGGTATTGGATTGCGAATATAGCGCAGACATACGATAGGGTTTGACCCTAAGATGATGGATAGGTACCCCGATCCTCAAATTCTAAGAGGGGGATACATAATATGAATAAAaaggagtcaccacctagaaagggACTAGGAGACTAGGGCACATACATGTCTCCGCCAATGAGGGTGGGAGACTAATGACTCAATGGATAAAATTGGTTTGCTCCAGGATTCTGGGCAAGTGTtgagtgacagactgggaaggtgttaggcaaccagtctgcccggccctaaggcTGGTCTACTTCTATTTGACCAATgcttgtttgtaccctactaactagtcttAAATCTAAggctcataatacattaataaaatcatttggGAATTTAAgctttaattagcgtaatcatttcattgcTTGCATCATAACCAAGTGCGCCACTTTCAACTGCTTCCTATCTCTTTTGCGAATTTGCATGGCACCTTGTTTTCCGACTCATAGACTTCACTAGGAGTATGTCGTCTCTGCAATCGAGTATGTGGAGATTATCTTACTTTCATCATTCTACGGTGTCCTAGCTGAACATCTAAATTCTGGACCGCTAGGTCAGCCAATCTTTTGATGGATCTGACAACACTATGCTCTTTCTCTATTGACTGAATCTCTGTTACTAACAAAAGGAAATATTTTGATGTTACTCAATATTGTCTATAATACACCAAATAATGACTCTTATTAAAGGGGAGGAGGAATATGTTAAACTTCACAGTTTATACCTTTGTCTAGTTTAGATGAAACAGATTGCAAGTAATGAGAGTCACTGGGTATCATATAACTAGTTAACCGATTGATGCTCATGTTGAAGCTCTTCTGAGATCAATTGTCAAACTTTGGAATGAGGAGACGGTTTATGGTATTCTTGTTTTCTCTCTAGGATCAAGGATCAAACAGTGTCTTGGTTGCTCGTTCATGTAGCAGAATATGATCATATTTTAATGCGTCATTCATTGGTTGAAATTAATGCATTTTTTGCTTCCAGAAAATTTAGCGGTTTGCTTATGTTGTTTATACCAAGGGTGGAATTCTCCACCAATGCTTTTGTCTGAAAGTTCTAGGGAATTATTATCAAGAAACGTACATCTTACAGATATCTCTATGTATTTGTGCAATAAATTATGCCTTAAAAAGAGTTACTGTGAAAATTTGATAGCcttgtatggtgtgtgagataTTGAACTATTTCCTTTCTCTGTAGTGGCAAAGAGGACATCAGTTTTTGATGATCCAACTGTGGAGATCCAAGAGCTTACTGCAGTTATCAAGCAGGATATTACTGCACTCAACTCAGCCGTAGTAGATCTGCAGCTCCTCTGCAACTCCCGAAATGAAAATGGGAACATCTCTTCTGACACCACAAGCCACTCAACCACAGTTGTGGATGGCCTGAAAACCCGGTTGATGAGCACTACAAAAGAATTCAAAGAAGTGCTTACCATGCGGACTGAGGTAGGGGGATTCTTCTGTTCCTGCACACTTTAGTCAGCTTACGTCTGCTTTCCTTTCGGGCCAAGTTTGTATCTTGAGAAACTCCCATGAATTAAGATATATGATTTAGTCTTTGCTGGAAGTTTAGATACAGTCACCAAGATAGCTCCCACTCTTCATTGGAAGTTTCAACTCCTATTTTTGTAGTTGGATATGGTCTGTGGAACCATGCAATTTCCATTTTGCCAATAATTGGATTCAATGTAAAAGTTGACCAATTCCCTGTGGATTGGATTCTCAATATCTTAAATTCAGCTGTATGTGATTCTTTCTTGAGCATTAAAGCTGGTGCTGTTTGAAAACTGTTGTTGACAGGTTTAGTGCTTTTTGCAGAATTTGAAGGTTCATGAGAATAGAAGGCAGTTGTTTTCTTCCACTGCTTCTAGGGATTCTACGAATCCTTTTGTTCGGCAGCGTCCATTGGCTTCCAAGCCGGGTCCTAGTGCCTCAACCGCCACACCACCTCCTTGGGCAAATGGGTCAACATCTTCACCCCAATTGTTTTCAAGGTAATAGAAAATTGTTGATGCTGTTGGTTATATTGATGTCAGATGTCCTATTAAACTAGGGTCATTTGTTGGTCGTACAGCAGAAAGATCGACTAAATTGGGAACCAATGCTTTGGAAATCCAcattttgttttgtcatttatGATGAACTAATGGATGTTCTGTGTGCTTTCTTGCAAGAAACACACAAAGGTCCTGATTCTTGACTAATAGCCTGGGTATGTTGAAACTTTTTTGctgctctttttttctttccaggaAGTCAGTGGATGGGGATACACAACCATTGCTACAACAGCAGCATCAGCAGCAACATCAGCAGTTGGTTCCATTACAAGACAGTTACATGCAAAGCAGAGCAGAAGCCCTTCAAAACGTGGAGTCAACCATTCATGAGCTGAGCAACATTTTCACTCAACTGGCTACCATGGTTTCTCAGCAAGGAGAACTTGCCATCAGGTGTTGTTTTATCTTTTGTATTTGTGTACATGTGTGCAAATGAATGTGCAAGCCCTTCATGACGAGAACCATCAGCCCATGGGTGCATGCAGTCTAAACTCACCTTTCAGTGGGCTTTGACAGTAAGCACGCTAGCCATCATTGTGCAGATTATCGGTTCAAGTCGTCCCACCTCACTTTTTGCATGAAATGCCCCTCCCTCCCCTCTTCTACAATTTTACCCTGGACTAGCTAGAGTGCTGTATAGATGGTGTAGAATACTTTCCATGATTGACCTAGTAAAGGATTTACACCACTTCTTCCAGATTGTCATGGAGCTTGTGAATAGTCTTAGAGATTGTAGGTTTATGAACCTGGTTACAATCAAATTTTGAGGTAAAAACTTAGAACCCTCAAGGTAGGACCTGTCGATGGATTGTGGCTTACTTCGTATGTGCTTCAACAATGAATACGTCCTCTGTCATTATATTGCATATAGTCTATGTCTTTTGACATGTAATTGATCAATTCAATGTGTTCTGATCACCTCTAATCTAATCTGTACTcgaggatgattttttttttttctttttgctgtGTAATGATAGGATCGATGAGAACATGGATGACACACTGGCAAATGTGGAGGGGGCACAGGGGCAACTGCTCAAGTATCTTAACAGCATCTCATCCAACCGCTGGTTGATGATCAAGATATTCTTTGTATTAGTTGTATtcctcatgattttcctattttttgtggcataaaaatattttagataATCAAAGTGAAAAGGAGAGGGTGGGTGCCTTGACAAAAGGCGATAAGTGTGATTTTTTGTCCGATTTgcgttaattttttttttttcttccttaacGAAATTACATTTGCAGGTATTCATTCACTTATGTACATTACAAGCAGAACTAGAATATTCAATTTTATAAGAATAAACACTAGTCCTCTCActgtggggagagagagagatgaaaaatatatacatatttcGGCAGAAGTATTATGCAACATGAAACTGAAATCTGGTTCACTCCATAGTCGACAGatgtttatttcagtttcccATGGCTTTTGCTCTTCTTTGACCTCTGCTCTGGCTTGAATCTTTCCATTCTTATGTTAACTTGAAGCATCCAATGATTCCAATGTCCAATGACCACCCGTTATCACTCCAGAGCAATGCCCAGCAACGGCAAATCTCCAATAAGAAGAAAACACCCCCCCTTACCTCTTTCTTCCGGTAATACAaaacctaataataataataataataataataaagaacatGGATCAAATAATTGGTATCTGACCGTCTAAATTAGGTGATCTGTATTGGTATTGATCGAGGATAATATTGATTTGATAAtagtttttattaattttcttattttgttaatCTTTAAAATAACGTGTTGCAACCCTAGTGAATGTACCATTGAGAATCATATCGATTTGTATTAGTATCATTTGAGACCAATATAAGATTAAACATCATGATTGATATTGATTACTAAATTCAAGAAGATGTatgagacaaaataaaaatgataaataaataagcaataTTCATTATTAACTCAGTAAAAATACCCTTATACATAATTCAcaagaaattgaataaaaaataaccaTATTAATTCATTATTGTGAAGAACTACTTTGTTTGTAGGAGGAGAATTTCAGCCAAACGCTTTTCTTTCCTGGTTCAGTAAAGCAACCTATGAATCTATCACTttaaaaatgggtaatcatttgaccgttctttttttattaagtAAAAATAACTGTTGAACCagttaatttaaaaatattaataaattaaaagtgAAAAAGAGGGATAATTTAGGAATGTAAAATAACAAAGAAGTAGAAGatgtaaaaattcaaaaatagaggagtataaaagaaaactaaggTAGGGCTACGGTCGTAATTGCCTCTATAGTTTTAGTGTATGACTAAATGCCTAAATACTTATCTTTCATCTGTTTGCCTCTACAAGTCTTTATATGACCACTAAAATTATTGTCTGACACTGCTAGTCTCCACCAACATggttcaagtatcggtatcgattgaTATTGATCTTTGTTCCTTGATCAATTTAGATCGGTTATTTATATCATTTCAGagataaaacagtaaaaaaactagtactttaaaaaaaaaatcaaggtaaaAAACCAACCGATACTTGATCTGATCTGACCCGAATTGGTATTGCCGATACCAAAACCGTTCCCTAAATCTATGCTCACAAGTTAGTTCACTCTCTCTCAAAACTCCTCAActccacccccaccaaaaaaaaagaagcatagaTAACATCTTAAATGGAGGGCCTCGGCATGATTCCAAGAAATCCCTACTCAAGGATAGAAATCAAGATAACTCAACATCACTGATAAATAGAAGTACACTCAACATTACATacacaaataaaaacaaaaacaactcagaaaaagaaggaaaaagaaggagaaagaaaaaaattcatatatgTCAGCACAAGTATTATCCAACATGAAACTGAATCTTGTTCACTCCACAATTGAGAGATGTTCGTGGCTGCTGCTCTTCTTTGATCTTGGCTTTGGTTTGAATCTTTTTATTCTTGATGTCAACTTAAAGAATCCAACGATCTTCCAAAACATAGTTTGTCCAATCACCACCCTAATTATCACTCCAGAACAAAACCCTGCAATCACAAATCTCCAATCAAGTAAACTTGttgaatcttctttttgtttttcaagtGTTGAAGCGAGAGGTAGTGGTGCTCTTTTGTTACTCCACATATTTTTTGTAATGGAAATTCACATAATCCCTCATTTCCTTCATACGAAGCAACTGAGAATGTTCCGAATTGGTTGCCTTGTGGTATCATTCCTATTAGATGGTTTTCTTATAGATTCAGAAATTCAAGGAATGTGAGGCTTCCCTACTGTTGGGGGATTTCCCCTGATATACTATTTCTAGATAGATCCAAGGGACTCAAGCTTGATCAACTGAGCAAGTGAAGATGGAATTTGGCCTGTGAGGTCATTTGAAGATAAATTGAGCCCCATGAGTACTTTAAGTTCCCCAATTGCTACTGAAATATTTCCTCGAAACTTATTGTAGGAAAGATTTATGGTGGTGAATGTTTCTATGATCCTCTCCATCTCCAAATTTGATCCTTTGATTACAATCTCTAGTGTAACTTCATAGCCAAAACTTGAACTTATATAATGGGCCAGTTGATGTATATCTATAACCAGCATTGATTTCCATTGACAAATATA
It encodes the following:
- the LOC122085658 gene encoding syntaxin-32-like, whose protein sequence is MPVKSAQSSYRDRTQEFLTVAQSQKKSLSSTSNGQSSSSKPERLRSAASIQSEFKIRASKIGYGINQTSQKLAKLAKLAKRTSVFDDPTVEIQELTAVIKQDITALNSAVVDLQLLCNSRNENGNISSDTTSHSTTVVDGLKTRLMSTTKEFKEVLTMRTENLKVHENRRQLFSSTASRDSTNPFVRQRPLASKPGPSASTATPPPWANGSTSSPQLFSRKSVDGDTQPLLQQQHQQQHQQLVPLQDSYMQSRAEALQNVESTIHELSNIFTQLATMVSQQGELAIRIDENMDDTLANVEGAQGQLLKYLNSISSNRWLMIKIFFVLVVFLMIFLFFVA